The Nitrosomonas sp. genomic sequence AGTCGCCATGTATCTGCCAATCTTTAAAATGGGCCAGGTTGTTTAAATCAGTATGTCTATCCTGATACATTCCCTGCAAAATTCTCCTACATACTTTGTTGTGCTGGCATCTATCATTGGTCTGATGCTGGGAAGTTTCCTGAATGTAGTTATTTATCGCTTACCGAAAATGCTGGAGCGAGAATGGCGGCAGCACTGCGCTGAATTACGTGCTGAAAAAACAGTAACTGAGCCAGTTTTCAATCTGGCAACACCGCGTTCAACTTGTCCACAATGTCAGCATAAAATCTCAGTACTCGAAAATATCCCGGTTATCAGTTATTTTTTCTTGCGAGGACGATGTTCAGGATGTCAATCATCCATTTCATTGCGTTATCCTCTGGTTGAAGTATTGACCAGCATTCTAAGTGGTTTTATTGCCTGGCATTTTGGTTTTGGGGTAACGGCGTTTGCCGCACTCTTTTTTTTGTGGGCAATGATTGCGCTGACATTTATTGATATTGATACCCAGCTTCTACCTGACAGCATCACTCAACCTTTGCTGTGGTTGGGCTTGCTATACAATCTCCATGGCGGTTTGACCGATATCCATTCATCTGTAATTGGTGCAATTGCCGGTTATTTGACGCTATGGTCCGTGTACTGGATATTTAAACTGTTGACTGGCAAGGAAGGAATGGGCTACGGAGATTTCAAGTTATTAGCTGCGATTGGTGCCTGGTTGGGTTGGCAGTTATTGCCGATGGTGATTTTATTTGCTTCAGTTGTAGGAGCAACAGTGGGGGTAATATTAATTTTAAGCAAAAAACTTACCCAGAATGCTGCCATTCCCTTTGGCCCTTACCTGGCTGGTGGCGGACTCCTGGCCTTGCTCTGGGGAAAACAAATTAACCAGATTTATCTGGCAGTATTTTAGCGGTTTTCATGAGTGGGGAAATGTCGAACATCACTCATCATTGGCCTGACTGGCGGAATTGGCAGTGGTAAGACTAGTGTAACCAAATTATTTCAGGAGCAAGGAATTGATGTGATCGATACTGATGAGATCGCTCATGCTCTGACTCAACCGGAAGGCGCAGCGATTGAACCGATACGCCGGATATTTGGTGATAATTTTTTCCTGCAGAACGGCATCCTTGATCGGAAAACCTTGCGAGAATTGGTATTTACAAATACGCAAGCGAGGCAACAACTTGAATCTATTTTGCATCCACTGATTTACCAGGAAACATTACGCCGCTTGCCAATTATCCAGTCGGATTACGGTATTCTGGTCGTACCTTTGTTACTCGAAACTCCTGATTATCGAAAAATAGTAAACCGTATTCTGGTTATTGATTGTCCTGAAATATTCCAAATTTCCCGAACTATGGTGCGTAGTAAGATCAGCAAAGAAGAGGTGCGAGCTATTATGGCTTCGCAGGCAGGACGCAAAGAAAGACTCATCGTTGCCGATGATATTATCCAAAACAATTTGGATTTGAACCACCTGGTTTGGCAGGTAAAAGCTTTGCACGATAAATATACCTCACTTGCGGCACTTGTCACACGTTAAGTCTATACTATATAACACGTGTTTATGCTGTGGCTTTTCTGCTATGCTATATGGATTCAACGCTACTTTACGATTGTGATCTGCTACGAACTTCCTCTCAACGAAAAAATCCGCATGTTGCTACGGCTGGAGGATTTATTTAATAAAGTAAATTTTTTTGCTGGAAAAGAAACTGCATTTGATCATCATGCCGCTTTGACGCTGCTGTTTGAAATACTCGATGTAACCAGCCGCTCTGACCTCAAATCCGATTTGCTGCAAGAACTCGACAAGCAACGAGCAATTCTGGAAGGCCTGCGTCAGAACCCACAGGTATCAGAATCTGTACTGGAATCCTTGCTAGTGGATATCAAGTCTGCCTTCCGTGGCTTGCTGGACATTCCTGGCAGGATTGGCAGCCACTTGCGTGATAATGAATGGCTGATGAATATCAAGCAGCGTATGAGTATTCCCGGAGGTGCATGTGAATTTGATCTGCCTGCCTATCATTATTGGCT encodes the following:
- a CDS encoding prepilin peptidase, translated to MSILIHSLQNSPTYFVVLASIIGLMLGSFLNVVIYRLPKMLEREWRQHCAELRAEKTVTEPVFNLATPRSTCPQCQHKISVLENIPVISYFFLRGRCSGCQSSISLRYPLVEVLTSILSGFIAWHFGFGVTAFAALFFLWAMIALTFIDIDTQLLPDSITQPLLWLGLLYNLHGGLTDIHSSVIGAIAGYLTLWSVYWIFKLLTGKEGMGYGDFKLLAAIGAWLGWQLLPMVILFASVVGATVGVILILSKKLTQNAAIPFGPYLAGGGLLALLWGKQINQIYLAVF
- a CDS encoding dephospho-CoA kinase — its product is MGKCRTSLIIGLTGGIGSGKTSVTKLFQEQGIDVIDTDEIAHALTQPEGAAIEPIRRIFGDNFFLQNGILDRKTLRELVFTNTQARQQLESILHPLIYQETLRRLPIIQSDYGILVVPLLLETPDYRKIVNRILVIDCPEIFQISRTMVRSKISKEEVRAIMASQAGRKERLIVADDIIQNNLDLNHLVWQVKALHDKYTSLAALVTR
- the zapD gene encoding cell division protein ZapD, with the protein product MICYELPLNEKIRMLLRLEDLFNKVNFFAGKETAFDHHAALTLLFEILDVTSRSDLKSDLLQELDKQRAILEGLRQNPQVSESVLESLLVDIKSAFRGLLDIPGRIGSHLRDNEWLMNIKQRMSIPGGACEFDLPAYHYWLQTKSEVRQTDLDKWIVPFAPIRSGIEIVLNMLRSSGKTFHYVATQGLFQQTGSEHQAYLLRLHIDDNLPCVPEISANKYALNIRFLPFEATHKTNVFEENVAFELTFCRL